In Streptomyces sp. NBC_01551, one DNA window encodes the following:
- a CDS encoding CPBP family intramembrane glutamic endopeptidase translates to MPRSTPEDARRRRRCRRPIGTWPAVGVTVAVLVAANLAVHRWSGLWGVVTAVVVSGVLLGVLRWAGGTLADAGLAPGTLARGARWALALIGLVGVVYLAGALLPATRTLFEDRRYAGMDGGEVMLRVFVLVPVGTVLVEEIAFRGVLYGLVRRARGAVWATVVSSVLFGLWHVLPSLHLATAKPALGSVFGQSGLGAALAVVGAVLFTAAAGVLFCELRRRSGSLLAPMGLHWAVNAFGYVVGFLLR, encoded by the coding sequence ATGCCCCGCAGCACCCCCGAAGACGCCCGGCGCCGGCGCCGGTGCCGACGGCCGATCGGCACCTGGCCGGCCGTGGGGGTCACGGTGGCCGTCCTCGTCGCCGCCAACCTGGCCGTGCACCGCTGGTCGGGCCTGTGGGGTGTGGTGACCGCGGTCGTGGTCAGCGGTGTGCTGCTCGGTGTGCTCCGCTGGGCCGGCGGCACCCTCGCGGACGCGGGTCTGGCGCCTGGCACGCTGGCCCGCGGGGCCCGTTGGGCGCTGGCCCTGATCGGCCTGGTCGGCGTCGTCTACCTGGCCGGGGCCCTGCTGCCCGCCACCAGGACGCTGTTCGAGGACCGGCGGTACGCCGGGATGGACGGCGGCGAGGTGATGCTGCGCGTCTTCGTGCTGGTCCCTGTCGGCACGGTCCTGGTGGAGGAGATCGCCTTCCGGGGCGTGCTCTACGGTCTGGTGCGCCGCGCCCGCGGGGCGGTGTGGGCGACCGTCGTGTCGAGCGTGTTGTTCGGCCTGTGGCACGTGCTGCCGTCGCTGCACCTGGCGACCGCGAAGCCGGCCCTGGGCTCGGTCTTCGGTCAATCCGGCCTCGGGGCCGCCTTGGCGGTCGTGGGGGCCGTGCTGTTCACGGCGGCGGCGGGCGTCCTGTTCTGCGAACTGCGCCGCCGCAGCGGCAGCCTGCTGGCTCCCATGGGGCTGCACTGGGCGGTCAACGCGTTCGGCTACGTCGTCGGGTTCCTGCTGCGTTGA
- the lanKC gene encoding class III lanthionine synthetase LanKC, translated as MNKGYAAFCDADRWFYDAPYRRAEESYRAALAPVPAGWQTHRSGDWLALRPVDVRLPPQGWKIHVSACLDNAESVLERVHRYCVERRIAFKFVPSRYLLHLRNAKYADRAASGKFLTVYPADEEQCRTIAEELDALLAGEPGPYILSDLRWNDGPVHLRYGSFTLRHCYDDRGELVPAIEAPDGRLVPDPRGPVFQPPEWVELPDFLAPHLARRAAVTLEGLPYTVERALHFSNGGGVYAGRDVRTGEPVVLKEARPFAGLAADGADAVTRLHRERRDLEQLAGLDCVPSVHGTFTVGDHHFLVMQHLEGKPLNTYFARRHPLIEADPDPAELAEYTRWALEVHRRVTEAVEEVHARGIVFNDLHLFNVMVAEDEETGEPSVALLDFEAAAHVDEGLRQTVANPAFVAPADRRGFGVDRYALACLRLALFLPLTSLLVMDRAKAAHLADIAAEQFPVPREFLDEAVREILAGSEAGSGAVSGSSGDGARAVVARRPYLPVEPGDWDAARASMTAALRASATFDRDDRLFPGDTAQFATAGGGTGFGYGAAGVLYALAETGADPWPEAEEWLLARTKEPASGMPLGFYDGLAGLAWTLERLGHRDRALALAEQLLGQAWQSVGPDLHSGLAGIGLALDSLGTATGESALHAAALRCADLLSGSGSKAGSKAGSGSGSGAGAGSGAAAPVSPKRAGLLHGHSGPALLHLRLFERTGDREFLLRAARALHRDLDRCVTSAFGTLQVDEGWRTMPYLGAGSVGIGMVLDDWLEHAADDRFERARPEIVRAAQATFYAQPGLFRGAAGMILHLARTTTPGPGSAPEDIARQVSALARHAVPYQGFLAFPGEQMMRLSMDLSTGTAGALLALGSAAPGGRAHLPFLPPPRSAAAAPEPVPLAGAVTHRNTTVKRNRT; from the coding sequence GTGAACAAGGGGTACGCCGCCTTCTGCGACGCCGACCGCTGGTTCTACGACGCGCCGTACCGGCGGGCCGAGGAGAGCTACCGGGCCGCGCTCGCCCCCGTGCCGGCGGGGTGGCAGACGCACCGCAGCGGGGACTGGCTGGCGCTGCGCCCCGTCGACGTCCGGCTGCCCCCGCAGGGCTGGAAGATCCACGTCTCGGCGTGCCTGGACAACGCCGAGTCCGTCCTCGAACGGGTCCACCGCTACTGCGTGGAGCGTCGGATCGCGTTCAAGTTCGTGCCGAGCCGGTACCTGCTGCACCTGCGCAACGCGAAGTACGCCGACCGCGCGGCGAGCGGCAAGTTCCTCACCGTCTACCCTGCGGACGAGGAGCAGTGCCGGACCATCGCCGAGGAGCTGGACGCGTTGCTGGCCGGCGAGCCCGGCCCGTACATCCTGAGCGACCTGCGCTGGAACGACGGTCCCGTGCACCTGCGTTACGGCAGTTTCACCCTGCGGCACTGCTACGACGACCGCGGCGAGCTGGTCCCGGCGATCGAGGCCCCGGACGGCCGGCTGGTCCCGGACCCCCGGGGTCCGGTGTTCCAGCCGCCGGAGTGGGTCGAGTTGCCCGACTTCCTGGCGCCCCATCTGGCCCGGCGGGCCGCCGTCACCCTCGAAGGCCTCCCGTACACCGTCGAGCGGGCCCTGCACTTCTCCAACGGGGGCGGGGTCTACGCCGGCCGCGACGTCCGCACCGGCGAGCCGGTCGTCCTCAAGGAAGCGCGCCCCTTCGCTGGGCTCGCGGCCGACGGAGCGGACGCCGTGACCCGGCTGCACCGCGAACGCAGGGACCTGGAGCAGCTCGCCGGCCTGGACTGCGTGCCCTCGGTCCACGGCACCTTCACCGTCGGGGACCACCACTTCCTGGTGATGCAGCACCTGGAGGGCAAGCCCCTCAACACCTACTTCGCCCGCCGGCACCCGCTGATCGAGGCGGACCCGGATCCCGCGGAGCTCGCGGAGTACACCCGGTGGGCGCTGGAGGTCCACCGGCGGGTGACCGAGGCCGTGGAGGAGGTGCACGCCCGCGGGATCGTCTTCAACGACCTGCACCTGTTCAACGTCATGGTCGCGGAGGACGAGGAGACCGGCGAACCGTCGGTGGCACTGCTCGACTTCGAGGCCGCCGCCCACGTCGACGAGGGGCTGCGCCAGACCGTCGCCAACCCGGCGTTCGTCGCCCCCGCCGACCGGCGTGGTTTCGGGGTCGACCGGTACGCCCTGGCCTGTCTGCGCCTGGCCTTGTTCCTGCCGCTGACCAGCCTGCTGGTGATGGACCGGGCCAAGGCGGCGCACCTGGCCGACATCGCCGCCGAGCAGTTCCCCGTACCCCGTGAGTTCCTCGACGAGGCGGTACGGGAGATCCTCGCCGGATCCGAGGCCGGGTCGGGGGCCGTGTCGGGGTCCTCGGGGGACGGCGCTCGCGCGGTGGTGGCCCGGCGCCCCTACCTGCCGGTCGAGCCGGGCGACTGGGACGCGGCCCGCGCCTCGATGACGGCGGCGCTGCGGGCGAGCGCGACCTTCGACCGCGACGACCGCCTCTTCCCCGGGGACACGGCCCAGTTCGCGACCGCCGGCGGCGGCACCGGTTTCGGCTACGGAGCGGCCGGCGTGCTGTACGCGCTCGCCGAGACCGGCGCCGACCCGTGGCCCGAAGCCGAGGAATGGCTGCTGGCCCGGACGAAGGAACCGGCCTCCGGCATGCCGCTGGGCTTCTACGACGGCCTCGCCGGTCTGGCGTGGACCCTGGAGCGCCTCGGCCACCGCGACCGCGCGCTCGCGCTCGCCGAGCAACTGCTGGGCCAGGCCTGGCAGTCGGTCGGACCCGACCTGCACAGCGGGCTCGCCGGCATCGGGCTGGCCCTGGACTCCCTGGGCACGGCCACCGGCGAGAGCGCACTGCACGCCGCGGCCCTGCGCTGCGCCGACCTCCTCTCCGGGAGCGGGTCCAAGGCCGGGTCCAAGGCCGGGTCCGGGTCCGGGTCCGGGGCCGGGGCCGGGTCCGGGGCCGCAGCCCCCGTCAGCCCGAAACGGGCCGGCCTGCTCCACGGGCACAGCGGACCCGCGCTGCTCCACCTGCGGCTGTTCGAACGCACCGGCGACCGGGAGTTCCTGCTCCGGGCCGCCAGGGCCCTGCACCGCGATCTCGACCGCTGCGTGACCAGCGCCTTCGGCACCCTCCAGGTCGACGAGGGGTGGCGCACGATGCCCTACCTCGGGGCCGGCAGCGTGGGGATCGGCATGGTGTTGGACGACTGGCTGGAGCATGCTGCGGACGACCGCTTCGAACGGGCCCGGCCGGAGATCGTCCGCGCCGCCCAGGCGACCTTCTACGCGCAGCCCGGCCTGTTCCGCGGCGCCGCCGGAATGATCCTGCACCTGGCGCGGACCACCACGCCGGGCCCGGGCTCCGCCCCCGAGGACATCGCCCGGCAGGTGTCGGCCCTGGCCCGGCACGCGGTCCCGTACCAAGGCTTCCTGGCCTTCCCCGGCGAGCAGATGATGCGCCTGTCCATGGACCTGTCCACGGGCACGGCCGGCGCGCTCCTCGCCCTCGGCAGCGCCGCGCCCGGCGGGCGCGCGCACCTGCCGTTCCTCCCGCCGCCGCGGTCGGCCGCGGCGGCCCCAGAGCCGGTCCCCCTGGCGGGGGCCGTGACCCATCGGAACACCACAGTGAAGAGGAATCGGACATGA
- a CDS encoding ATP-binding cassette domain-containing protein, whose translation MTAPDATGEAAAARGADRALRAAARHSAGRLAAVSACSVGAAGAALAEPAVLGHTLDLLLRQDPGGARWTAWCAVVIAAEVLLDAATARLTGGVDARSTAWLRRLGLGRLLRTAPHHAARHSPGELSARLTSQATTAGAVPAAVVGAAVALLPPFGGLVALVLVDVWTALAFLAGLPLLAVLLRAFARDSGASVSRYQEVQLAMAGLLVEALAGARTIAAAGTAEREQARVLGRLPELGSEGRRTWRIYGTTMARTSALMPLLLYVVLGVGGIRLAEGALGVGGLLAAVRYAGLAAGVGAVTGRLAAVVRGRAAARRTAALFDLPELPQGVRRLPGAGPGTLELRGVRVVRAGAVVLCDVDLRIPGGTTAAVVGRSGSGKTTLAAVAGRLTACDEGEVLLDGVPLDELSAGELRREVGHAFERPALFGESVAAAVAFGSGPQPAPETVRAAARAAGADTFVRRLPEGYGTALADAPMSGGELQRLGLARAFCHAGRLLVLDDALSSLDTVTAREVERALARDVRPGTRLVVAHRVSSAAGADLVVWLDAGRIRATGTHADLWRDPAYRAVFGAAAAPDTQPPPTPAAETSAAPTPAPIPAAGPAAGPAAGPAANPGTGPDLRPAPEPDANPGPGADLNADPGRGAGADPDADPEPGTGAEQGPDLDADADPGTGPELEPGADLDADADPGTGTGTDADPDPGAEPGAEPDPEPGAEPEPGAEGAGAGPGGGPAGRGGGGLRRRALEAPGREAVR comes from the coding sequence ATGACCGCACCCGATGCCACCGGCGAGGCGGCGGCCGCGCGCGGCGCCGACCGGGCTCTGCGGGCGGCCGCGCGACACAGCGCCGGCCGCCTCGCGGCCGTGTCCGCCTGCTCGGTGGGCGCCGCCGGCGCGGCCCTGGCCGAACCGGCGGTCCTCGGCCACACCCTCGACCTGCTGCTGCGCCAGGACCCCGGCGGCGCCCGGTGGACCGCATGGTGCGCGGTGGTGATCGCCGCCGAGGTGCTGCTCGACGCGGCGACGGCCCGGCTCACCGGCGGCGTCGACGCCCGCTCCACCGCCTGGCTGCGGCGCCTTGGGCTCGGCCGCCTGCTGCGCACCGCGCCGCACCACGCCGCCCGGCACTCCCCCGGCGAACTCTCCGCCCGGCTGACCTCGCAGGCCACCACCGCCGGCGCCGTGCCGGCGGCCGTCGTGGGCGCGGCCGTGGCCCTGCTCCCCCCGTTCGGCGGACTCGTGGCGCTGGTCCTGGTCGACGTGTGGACCGCGCTGGCCTTCCTCGCCGGACTCCCGCTGCTCGCCGTGCTGTTGAGGGCGTTCGCCCGCGACTCCGGCGCCAGCGTCAGCCGCTACCAGGAGGTGCAGCTCGCGATGGCCGGCCTCCTCGTGGAGGCCCTCGCGGGCGCCCGTACCATCGCCGCCGCCGGCACCGCCGAGCGCGAACAGGCGCGCGTGCTGGGCCGGTTGCCGGAGCTCGGCTCCGAGGGGCGGCGGACCTGGCGGATCTACGGCACCACGATGGCCCGTACGAGCGCCCTCATGCCCCTGCTGCTGTACGTCGTCCTCGGCGTGGGCGGGATCCGCCTCGCCGAGGGGGCCCTGGGCGTCGGAGGGCTCCTCGCCGCGGTCCGCTACGCGGGCCTCGCGGCCGGGGTCGGCGCCGTGACGGGGCGGCTGGCGGCCGTGGTGCGCGGCCGGGCCGCCGCCCGCCGCACGGCGGCCCTCTTCGACCTGCCCGAACTCCCGCAAGGGGTGCGCCGGTTGCCCGGGGCCGGGCCGGGCACGCTGGAGCTGCGCGGGGTACGGGTCGTCCGCGCGGGCGCCGTGGTGTTGTGCGACGTCGACCTGAGGATCCCCGGCGGGACGACCGCCGCCGTCGTCGGCCGCTCGGGCTCCGGCAAGACGACGCTGGCCGCCGTGGCCGGGCGGCTCACCGCGTGCGACGAGGGCGAGGTCCTGCTCGACGGCGTGCCGCTGGACGAACTGTCCGCCGGGGAGCTGCGCCGCGAGGTCGGCCACGCCTTCGAACGGCCTGCCCTCTTCGGCGAGAGCGTCGCGGCTGCCGTCGCGTTCGGCAGCGGGCCGCAGCCGGCCCCGGAGACCGTGCGCGCCGCCGCGCGGGCGGCCGGGGCCGACACCTTCGTGCGCCGGCTGCCCGAGGGTTACGGCACGGCGCTCGCGGACGCGCCGATGTCCGGCGGGGAGCTGCAACGCCTCGGCCTGGCCAGGGCGTTCTGCCACGCCGGGCGGCTGCTCGTCCTGGACGACGCGCTGTCGAGCCTGGACACCGTCACCGCCCGGGAGGTGGAGCGGGCCCTGGCCCGCGACGTCCGGCCGGGCACCCGTCTCGTCGTCGCCCACCGCGTCTCCTCGGCCGCCGGCGCCGACCTCGTCGTATGGCTCGACGCGGGCCGGATCCGGGCGACGGGCACACACGCGGACCTGTGGCGGGACCCCGCCTACCGTGCGGTGTTCGGCGCCGCAGCGGCCCCGGACACGCAGCCGCCGCCGACACCGGCCGCAGAAACAAGCGCGGCCCCGACACCGGCCCCGATCCCGGCCGCGGGTCCGGCCGCGGGTCCGGCCGCGGGTCCGGCCGCGAACCCGGGCACGGGTCCGGACCTTCGGCCGGCACCGGAGCCGGACGCGAACCCGGGTCCGGGCGCGGACCTGAATGCGGACCCGGGCAGGGGCGCGGGCGCGGACCCGGATGCCGACCCGGAGCCGGGCACGGGCGCGGAGCAGGGCCCGGACCTGGATGCGGACGCGGACCCGGGCACGGGCCCGGAGCTGGAGCCGGGCGCGGACCTGGATGCGGACGCGGACCCGGGCACGGGCACGGGCACGGATGCGGACCCGGACCCGGGCGCGGAGCCGGGCGCGGAGCCGGACCCGGAGCCGGGCGCGGAGCCGGAGCCGGGCGCCGAGGGGGCAGGGGCGGGACCGGGCGGGGGGCCCGCCGGGCGGGGCGGCGGCGGGTTGCGGCGCCGCGCGTTGGAGGCGCCCGGGCGGGAGGCGGTTCGATGA
- a CDS encoding serine hydrolase — translation MNTTTSRRQASESVPSTGKARFDRVVHAGIRLCIATAAVAQIAIAAPSASAAPASHADHFAAQRALGRAVADGGVPGVLATIRDGRDTWVGAAGVADTETGRQRRQQDRFRVGSTTKTFTATVMLQLAAEHRLSLDDSVEKWLPGVVRGPGYEPEKITVRQLLNHTSGIYDYVNDDVMSKRGAGTPFLEHRFDGYRPEEIVRIGLSHPPAFAPGTGWGYSNTPYFLAGMIIERVTGLPLADAIAQRVARPLGLTATYLPRGDDPLIHGPHGRHYSKLMLTGPDAAVYDVTELNPSWGWAAGGVVSTTADLDRFFGALLGGRLLPPAQQREMFSMVTTKNWIPDTTYGLGVASQKLSCGVTVWGMGGAINGSWTYTFGTRNGTRMVSVNSNGDWNHPIAAFTDVLQAEFCPGPTPAPAA, via the coding sequence ACCGAGTGGTCCACGCGGGCATCCGGCTGTGCATCGCCACGGCGGCGGTGGCGCAGATCGCCATCGCGGCTCCTTCGGCCTCCGCGGCGCCGGCGTCACACGCCGACCACTTCGCCGCCCAGCGGGCGCTGGGCCGGGCCGTGGCCGACGGGGGAGTGCCCGGCGTCCTGGCCACGATCCGCGACGGCCGTGACACCTGGGTAGGCGCCGCGGGCGTGGCCGACACCGAGACCGGCCGGCAGCGCCGGCAGCAGGACCGCTTCCGGGTCGGGAGCACGACGAAGACCTTCACGGCGACCGTGATGCTGCAACTCGCGGCCGAACACCGGCTCAGCCTCGACGACTCGGTCGAGAAGTGGCTGCCCGGCGTCGTGCGCGGTCCCGGCTACGAGCCCGAGAAGATCACCGTCAGGCAGCTGCTGAACCACACCAGCGGGATCTACGACTACGTCAACGACGACGTCATGAGCAAGCGGGGCGCGGGCACGCCGTTCCTCGAACACCGCTTCGACGGCTACCGCCCCGAGGAGATCGTACGGATCGGGCTCTCCCACCCGCCCGCGTTCGCTCCCGGCACCGGTTGGGGATACTCCAACACCCCCTACTTCCTCGCCGGGATGATCATCGAGCGGGTGACCGGCCTGCCGCTGGCCGACGCGATCGCGCAGCGCGTCGCCCGCCCGCTCGGGCTCACGGCGACGTACCTGCCGCGCGGCGACGATCCGCTGATCCACGGTCCGCACGGGCGGCACTACTCGAAGCTGATGCTGACCGGCCCCGACGCCGCGGTCTACGACGTGACCGAGCTCAACCCCTCCTGGGGGTGGGCGGCCGGCGGCGTGGTCTCGACGACCGCCGACCTCGACCGGTTCTTCGGCGCGCTCCTGGGCGGCCGGCTCCTGCCCCCCGCGCAGCAGCGGGAGATGTTCAGCATGGTCACGACCAAGAACTGGATCCCCGACACCACCTACGGCCTCGGTGTCGCCTCGCAGAAGCTGTCGTGCGGAGTGACGGTCTGGGGCATGGGAGGCGCCATCAACGGCTCCTGGACCTACACGTTCGGCACCCGCAACGGCACCCGCATGGTCTCGGTCAACTCCAACGGCGACTGGAACCACCCGATCGCCGCGTTCACCGACGTCCTCCAGGCCGAGTTCTGCCCGGGCCCCACCCCCGCGCCGGCCGCGTAG
- a CDS encoding LuxR C-terminal-related transcriptional regulator: protein MTKVLVLHSVCLVRSALAALLRSEGDFDVTSSGWRAAARQAEFLRPDVAVVDLDCPGASAALLSDAGATRPLPRSTSLLVLARADTPGSLRRALRTQALGYVDKDGSPARLVRAIAKVAAGERSIDATLASAFMEADPMPLSPRELSVLARAAEGDSIAEIARALHLASGTVRNYMAAVTRKTGARNRIDAIRISRRAGWV from the coding sequence ATGACCAAGGTCCTGGTGCTGCACAGCGTGTGCCTCGTGAGGTCCGCCCTGGCCGCGCTGCTGAGATCCGAAGGCGACTTCGACGTCACCTCCTCCGGCTGGCGCGCCGCCGCGCGCCAGGCGGAGTTCTTACGACCCGACGTGGCGGTCGTGGACCTCGACTGTCCCGGGGCGTCGGCCGCCCTCCTCTCGGACGCCGGCGCCACCCGCCCGCTGCCCCGCTCCACGTCCCTGCTCGTGCTCGCCCGCGCCGACACGCCCGGCTCGCTGCGCCGCGCCTTGCGGACCCAGGCCCTCGGCTACGTCGACAAGGACGGCTCGCCCGCACGGCTGGTCCGGGCCATCGCCAAGGTCGCGGCGGGGGAACGCTCCATCGACGCCACGCTCGCCTCGGCCTTCATGGAGGCCGACCCCATGCCGCTCAGCCCGCGCGAGCTGAGCGTTCTGGCCCGGGCCGCCGAGGGCGACTCGATCGCGGAGATTGCCCGTGCGCTGCACCTCGCCAGCGGGACCGTACGGAACTACATGGCAGCCGTGACACGGAAGACCGGCGCCCGAAACCGGATCGACGCCATCCGGATCTCCCGGCGGGCCGGCTGGGTCTGA
- a CDS encoding SapB/AmfS family lanthipeptide: MTLLDLQSMDTPKEETTEVAHGGGGGGGSRASLLLCGDSSLSITTCH; the protein is encoded by the coding sequence ATGACGCTTCTCGACCTGCAGTCGATGGACACCCCGAAGGAAGAGACCACCGAGGTCGCGCACGGCGGCGGCGGCGGTGGCGGCAGCCGGGCCAGCCTGCTCCTGTGCGGCGACAGCAGCCTGAGCATCACGACCTGTCACTGA
- a CDS encoding ABC transporter ATP-binding protein, with translation MSEYGTWRRVSGEGRRFLRGRGRALRRLALWSLLESAHTFLGGYAVARALDDGFLAGRTGTGLGWLAVAGAGALLGAVALRGVFGGLADLVEPLRDGLVRRCVRQAIGRAVADPGRAGDAGAVSRLTQQTEMARDSFAGLVLVARSFVFTALGALLGLAALDPVLLVLVLPALLLGTAAFLATLHPMARVQRAALDADEALSARAGELAAGLRDVVACGGGASAGAPVELLIAEQERLTGRLSRWTALRTLALGVAGRLPVVVLLAGTPWLLGRGVSAGAVAGALTYLVQSLLPALDALMTALGAAGTRLLVVLDRFCDPEPEGPEPEAPEQEAPAVTEVAAPQPEPAPAPAPSPAVELRRVRFAYGPCAHPVIDGLDLVVGPGEHLAVVGPSGIGKSTLTALIAGLLPPGLGTVRVAGAAARDARGRGPDVRRTLLPQQAYVFTGSVRENLTHLCPGPVPGDEVERAAAALGADGLVARLGGLDAVLDPGRLSQGERQHLALTAAYLSPAPLLLLDEATCHLDPRTEERAERALAERPGTLVVVAHRISSAVRADRVLVLDGTRAVCGTHAELPARSPLYRDLVGVWDARG, from the coding sequence ATGAGCGAGTACGGGACTTGGCGCCGGGTGTCCGGCGAGGGGCGGCGTTTCCTGCGCGGGCGCGGCCGGGCGTTGCGCCGGCTCGCGCTCTGGTCCCTGCTGGAGTCCGCGCACACCTTCCTCGGCGGCTACGCCGTGGCCCGCGCCCTCGACGACGGCTTCCTCGCCGGCCGCACCGGCACCGGGCTCGGCTGGCTGGCCGTGGCCGGCGCGGGGGCCCTGCTCGGCGCCGTCGCCCTGCGCGGGGTGTTCGGCGGACTGGCGGACCTGGTCGAACCGCTGCGGGACGGCCTGGTGCGGCGCTGCGTGCGCCAGGCGATCGGGCGGGCCGTCGCCGATCCCGGGCGGGCCGGTGACGCGGGCGCCGTCTCCCGGCTCACGCAGCAGACCGAGATGGCCCGGGACTCCTTCGCCGGACTGGTCCTGGTGGCCCGGTCGTTCGTCTTCACCGCCCTGGGCGCGCTGCTCGGGCTGGCCGCGCTGGATCCGGTCCTGCTGGTCCTCGTACTGCCCGCGCTGCTCCTGGGTACGGCCGCCTTCCTGGCCACGCTGCACCCCATGGCGCGCGTGCAGCGGGCGGCGCTCGACGCCGACGAGGCGCTGTCCGCACGCGCCGGCGAACTGGCGGCGGGGCTGCGCGACGTCGTCGCGTGCGGGGGCGGGGCGAGTGCCGGAGCCCCGGTGGAGCTGCTGATCGCCGAGCAGGAGCGGCTGACCGGACGCCTCTCGCGGTGGACCGCGCTGCGCACCCTGGCGCTGGGCGTCGCAGGCCGGTTGCCGGTCGTCGTCCTGCTGGCCGGAACGCCCTGGCTGCTCGGCCGCGGGGTGAGCGCGGGGGCGGTGGCCGGGGCCCTCACCTACCTCGTGCAGTCGCTGCTCCCCGCCCTGGACGCGCTGATGACGGCACTGGGGGCGGCGGGCACGAGGCTGCTGGTGGTACTGGACCGGTTCTGCGATCCGGAACCGGAGGGCCCGGAACCGGAGGCCCCGGAACAGGAGGCTCCCGCCGTGACGGAGGTGGCCGCGCCGCAGCCGGAGCCGGCACCCGCGCCCGCGCCGTCGCCCGCCGTCGAACTCCGGCGGGTCCGCTTCGCCTACGGCCCCTGCGCGCACCCCGTGATCGACGGCCTCGACCTGGTGGTCGGGCCGGGCGAACACCTGGCCGTGGTGGGGCCGAGCGGCATCGGCAAGTCCACCCTCACCGCTCTGATCGCCGGCCTGCTGCCGCCCGGCCTGGGCACCGTACGGGTGGCGGGCGCCGCCGCGCGGGACGCCCGGGGGCGCGGCCCCGACGTCCGCCGGACGCTGCTGCCCCAGCAGGCGTACGTGTTCACGGGCTCGGTCCGCGAGAACCTGACCCACCTGTGCCCCGGCCCGGTCCCCGGGGACGAGGTGGAGCGGGCCGCGGCCGCCCTCGGCGCGGACGGACTCGTGGCCCGGCTCGGCGGGCTGGACGCGGTCCTCGACCCGGGCCGGCTCTCCCAGGGCGAGCGGCAGCACCTCGCCCTCACCGCCGCCTACCTCTCCCCCGCCCCCCTGCTGCTGCTCGACGAGGCCACCTGCCACCTCGACCCCCGGACCGAGGAACGCGCGGAGCGGGCGCTCGCCGAGCGCCCCGGCACCCTGGTGGTGGTCGCGCACCGCATCTCCTCCGCCGTCAGGGCCGACCGGGTCCTCGTACTCGACGGGACCCGCGCGGTGTGCGGCACGCATGCGGAGCTCCCGGCCAGGTCGCCCCTGTACCGGGATCTGGTGGGCGTGTGGGACGCGCGCGGGTGA
- a CDS encoding TerD family protein: protein MSLQKGANVPVPSAGVRVELGWRGGPGAPDVDVSALLLTAAGKVRSDDDFVFYNQPVHPSGAVRHEGRREDGSGTLETIGVTLSAVEQEIGTVVVAASTDGTFGDVSGLFVRVLDAQSGAETARFDATGATTETAFLLGELYRRAGAWKFRAVGQGYASGLAGLATDFGITVDDPAPAPAPTPTPPALAPTPAPAPAPVPAQPAPAQPVRLSKITLTKAAPTVSLSKQGATSGAMRVNLTWSAAKPPRGWMRKGRDSVRLEDVDLDLSCLWELRDGTAGIVHPIGNQFGSFDQPPYVQLDHDDRTGASEAGENLTINLDHAAEIKRLLVFVVIYSGADSFAGLQGVATLYPPVGPPIEVRLDECTVPAPVAAIALIENVGGELIVRREAKYLVLPPGVFKQQAADLAYDWGMSWQSASKD from the coding sequence GTGTCCTTGCAAAAAGGTGCCAACGTGCCGGTACCGAGTGCCGGTGTCCGGGTGGAACTGGGGTGGCGGGGCGGTCCCGGAGCACCTGACGTGGACGTGTCGGCCCTGCTGCTGACGGCGGCCGGCAAGGTGCGCTCGGACGACGACTTCGTCTTCTACAACCAGCCCGTGCATCCCAGCGGCGCCGTGCGCCACGAGGGGAGGCGCGAGGACGGCTCGGGCACGCTCGAAACGATCGGGGTGACGCTGTCCGCGGTGGAGCAGGAGATCGGCACCGTGGTGGTCGCCGCCTCCACCGACGGCACCTTCGGTGACGTGTCCGGTCTCTTCGTGCGCGTGCTGGACGCGCAGAGCGGCGCCGAGACGGCGAGGTTCGACGCCACGGGCGCCACCACGGAGACCGCCTTCCTGCTCGGGGAGCTGTACCGGCGGGCCGGCGCGTGGAAGTTCCGGGCGGTGGGCCAGGGGTACGCCTCCGGCCTGGCGGGGCTCGCCACCGACTTCGGCATCACGGTCGACGACCCGGCGCCTGCTCCGGCCCCGACTCCGACTCCGCCCGCACTTGCACCCACGCCGGCGCCCGCGCCCGCGCCGGTGCCGGCGCAGCCCGCGCCTGCCCAGCCGGTGCGGCTGTCGAAGATCACTCTGACGAAGGCGGCGCCCACGGTGTCGCTGAGCAAGCAGGGGGCCACCTCCGGGGCCATGCGGGTCAACCTCACCTGGAGCGCCGCCAAGCCGCCGCGCGGCTGGATGAGGAAGGGACGGGACTCCGTCCGGCTGGAGGACGTCGACCTGGACCTCTCCTGCCTGTGGGAGCTGCGCGACGGGACGGCGGGGATCGTCCACCCCATCGGCAACCAGTTCGGCTCGTTCGACCAGCCGCCGTACGTCCAGCTGGACCACGACGACCGGACCGGCGCGAGCGAGGCCGGCGAGAACCTCACGATCAACCTTGATCACGCGGCCGAGATCAAGCGCCTCCTGGTGTTCGTCGTCATCTACTCCGGGGCCGACAGCTTCGCGGGGCTCCAGGGCGTCGCCACGCTGTACCCGCCCGTCGGCCCGCCGATCGAGGTGCGCCTGGACGAGTGCACGGTGCCCGCGCCGGTGGCAGCGATCGCCCTGATCGAGAACGTGGGCGGGGAACTGATCGTCCGGCGCGAGGCGAAGTACCTCGTCCTGCCCCCCGGCGTCTTCAAACAGCAGGCGGCGGACCTCGCGTACGACTGGGGCATGAGCTGGCAGTCGGCGAGCAAGGACTGA